A DNA window from Mya arenaria isolate MELC-2E11 chromosome 17, ASM2691426v1 contains the following coding sequences:
- the LOC128222727 gene encoding signal recognition particle 19 kDa protein-like produces MAQPQVNQQARPWDPKFTHADRERWICVYPAYLNSKKSVNEGRRIPKEKCVDNPLYTEIRDVCLNAGLAIGVENKTYCRELEHKDLKYRGRIRVQLKNEDGSIKDERFPNRHSLLLYLGETIPKLKTRQHSGSGSQGAQQQQQSSGKGQKKKGRKGK; encoded by the exons ATGGCACAACCGCAAGTAAATCAACAGGCAAGGCCTTGGGATCCTAAATTCACACACGCTGATCGTGAACG GTGGATCTGTGTTTACCCTGCATACCTGAACAGTAAGAAAAGTGTCAATGAAGGGAGAAGAATACCAAAAGAAAAG TGTGTTGACAATCCGTTGTACACAGAGATCAGagatgtttgtttaaatgctgGCCTCGCAATTGGTGTAGAG aacaAGACATACTGCCGTGAGCTTGAACATAAAGACTTAAAATACCGGGGACGGATCCGGGTGCAGCTGAAAAATGAGGACGGCTCTATTAAAGATGAACGATTCCCTAACA GACATTCATTACTGCTGTATCTGGGGGAGACAATTCCAAAACTGAAGACACGGCAACATTCAGGATCGGGGTCACAAGGggctcaacaacaacaacagtcaTCAGGAAAGGGCCAAAAGAAAAAGGGACGCAAAGGAAAATGA